In a single window of the Olivibacter sp. SDN3 genome:
- a CDS encoding TetR/AcrR family transcriptional regulator, with product MKKERKRPQGEFRDKERTKLKLLHAVGEIIRTEGYQGLGVNKIAHQAGVNKKLIYRYFDGVDNLIEKYVREKDYWVSFVDNAQIAETSRDDFGQVGLPELLKEQFDFFLSAEELQNIVLWEISENSNLMREVAEVREHLGSELFKITDPLFSGSEVDLRSIVALQVAGIYYLVLHAKHNGSTFCEIDINTEEGKSRLKKAIEQINGWAFEEAKRKKKK from the coding sequence AAGAGACCTCAAGGCGAGTTTAGGGATAAGGAGCGGACCAAATTAAAATTGCTCCATGCGGTCGGTGAAATTATACGGACGGAGGGATATCAGGGTTTAGGTGTAAATAAAATTGCCCATCAAGCGGGGGTAAATAAAAAGCTTATTTATCGTTATTTTGATGGAGTTGACAATCTTATTGAAAAATATGTCCGCGAAAAAGACTATTGGGTAAGCTTTGTAGACAACGCACAGATTGCTGAAACAAGTAGAGATGATTTTGGTCAGGTAGGTTTGCCTGAACTATTAAAAGAACAATTTGATTTTTTCCTATCAGCGGAAGAACTGCAAAATATTGTGTTGTGGGAAATCAGCGAGAACAGTAATTTAATGCGGGAAGTGGCCGAAGTCAGGGAACATTTAGGAAGTGAGCTCTTCAAAATTACCGATCCGCTATTTTCCGGTTCTGAAGTAGATTTACGTAGTATTGTTGCGTTACAGGTGGCTGGTATATATTATTTGGTATTACATGCCAAACATAACGGGAGTACTTTCTGCGAAATAGATATTAATACAGAAGAGGGAAAATCGCGCCTTAAGAAGGCTATTGAACAGATTAATGGCTGGGCTTTTGAAGAAGCTAAAAGAAAGAAGAAAAAGTAA